A single region of the Patescibacteria group bacterium genome encodes:
- a CDS encoding type II secretion system F family protein, translating to MGQTKVGFVEADNLEIATDTLKDKDLTVVSIEQEAGGGLLAFEIPFFNKIPIKDIVIFSRQFSVLMGAKMPIVTSLKTMIRQTQNKRLQKMIVSIADEVESGTSLSMAMAKYPDAFSNFFVNMIRSGETTGRLEDVMNYLADQMEKDYDLMSKIKGAMTYPIFIIIGLVIVGFIMLTFVVPKLTVVLSESGAALPLPTRMLIFVSGFAKQYVIQIVVTVVLGLAGLMWWIKTPNGKRHWDGFILYLPVFGVMLQRIYLVRFTQSLSTLLAGGVDIPGSLDVCADIVGNAKYREQILATKKEVMDGNSITMVFAKERTIPTMVSQMMAVGEETGRLNDVLEKLTSFYSRELQNLVSTLVSAIEPLIMMVMGAAVGVMVAAIIMPMYSLATQF from the coding sequence ATGGGACAGACCAAAGTCGGCTTCGTGGAAGCCGATAATTTGGAGATCGCCACCGATACTTTGAAAGACAAGGATCTCACGGTGGTTTCGATCGAACAGGAGGCCGGCGGCGGTCTCCTGGCTTTTGAGATCCCGTTCTTCAACAAGATCCCGATCAAGGACATCGTCATTTTTTCCCGCCAGTTCTCGGTGCTCATGGGCGCCAAAATGCCGATCGTGACCTCGCTCAAGACGATGATCCGGCAGACGCAGAACAAGCGCCTGCAGAAGATGATCGTCTCCATCGCCGACGAGGTCGAATCCGGCACGTCGCTGTCCATGGCAATGGCCAAGTATCCGGATGCGTTCAGCAATTTTTTCGTGAACATGATCAGGTCCGGCGAGACGACCGGCCGCCTCGAGGATGTCATGAATTATCTCGCGGACCAGATGGAGAAGGATTACGATCTGATGTCCAAGATCAAAGGCGCGATGACCTACCCGATCTTCATCATCATCGGTCTCGTGATCGTCGGCTTCATCATGCTGACCTTCGTGGTCCCGAAATTGACCGTCGTGCTGTCGGAATCCGGCGCCGCCCTGCCTTTGCCGACGCGCATGCTCATCTTCGTCAGCGGTTTCGCCAAACAATACGTCATCCAGATCGTCGTCACCGTGGTCCTGGGCCTCGCGGGCCTGATGTGGTGGATCAAGACGCCGAACGGCAAGCGCCACTGGGACGGGTTCATCCTGTATCTTCCGGTCTTCGGAGTGATGCTTCAGCGCATCTATCTGGTGCGCTTCACCCAGAGTCTTTCCACCCTGCTCGCCGGCGGCGTCGACATTCCCGGCAGTCTGGATGTTTGCGCCGATATCGTCGGCAACGCCAAATATCGCGAGCAGATCCTGGCCACGAAAAAAGAGGTGATGGACGGCAATTCGATCACCATGGTCTTCGCCAAAGAGCGGACCATTCCGACCATGGTCTCGCAGATGATGGCTGTGGGCGAGGAGACCGGGCGGCTGAATGACGTGCTCGAAAAGCTCACTTCTTTCTATTCTCGTGAATTGCAGAATCTCGTTTCCACGCTGGTTTCGGCCATCGAGCCGCTGATCATGATGGTCATGGGCGCGGCCGTCGGCGTCATGGTCGCGGCGATCATCATGCCGATGTACAGTTTAGCCACGCAGTTTTAG
- a CDS encoding response regulator: MPDEAKKIKVLIVDDDAFLSGIYATKLELDGFAVVSARDGDEGIKAALKELPDLILLDVLMPKLDGFEVLKRLKAEETTKNIPVIMLTNLGQKEDVEKGLQEGAADYLIKAHFVPAEAVAKIKKVLKMA, encoded by the coding sequence ATGCCAGACGAAGCCAAGAAGATCAAGGTCCTGATCGTTGATGACGACGCGTTCCTTTCGGGTATTTATGCCACCAAGCTGGAACTCGACGGTTTTGCCGTCGTGTCGGCCCGGGACGGGGACGAGGGCATCAAAGCCGCCCTGAAAGAGTTGCCGGACCTGATCCTGCTAGACGTGCTCATGCCCAAATTGGACGGTTTCGAGGTCCTGAAGCGGCTGAAGGCCGAAGAAACGACCAAGAACATCCCGGTCATCATGTTGACGAATCTGGGCCAGAAAGAAGACGTGGAGAAGGGTCTTCAGGAAGGCGCGGCCGATTATCTGATCAAAGCTCATTTCGTGCCGGCCGAGGCCGTGGCCAAGATCAAGAAGGTTCTCAAGATGGCCTAA
- a CDS encoding GspE/PulE family protein, which produces MNNNSELLDILLEAGHITEDNYRLVQKEHVDSGLPVDALLIKKRLVDEELIVKAKGLVMNLPFADLVGKKIDVQVVNLIPKPVAENNKAVAFDKQDGVVSIGMLDPRDPAAVQAIGFLAQNAGFAVKYFVISNPSFNYALKKYEEIGKEVAKALEVAKDRYVPKPKEDEKEEKLEEIIKGAPVSRIVSVILRHAVDGGASDIHLEPYGEETRVRYRVDGVLRTSLRLPKYIHNSIVSRIKVLSNMKLDETRIPQDGRIRETFGEKIIDFRVSTLPLQDAEKVVMRILDTTKGVPALEQLGFRKHYVDIIKEDIRKPHGIFLITGPTGSGKSTTLFTILNMRNDEVVNISTLEDPVEYTIRGVNQSQIRAEVGFTFASGLRALLRQDPNIIMVGEIRDVETGELAVHAALTGHLIFSTLHTNDALGVVPRLIDMHIEPFLLAATLNMAIAQRLARKICERCKGQVNVPPEVEAGLRKEILEIPDIHRAHIDLSAPKLTFYKGRGCLRCNDTGYSGRVAVAELIRFNDDFRQLITQGFPIDKVQEEIKKQKLMNIRQDAILKALEGSTTIEEVMRISSVK; this is translated from the coding sequence ATGAACAACAATTCCGAATTATTGGATATCTTGCTCGAAGCGGGGCATATCACGGAAGATAATTATCGCCTCGTCCAGAAAGAACACGTTGATTCCGGTCTGCCGGTCGACGCGCTTTTGATCAAGAAGCGCCTGGTGGACGAGGAACTGATCGTCAAAGCCAAGGGCCTGGTCATGAACCTGCCCTTTGCCGATTTGGTCGGCAAGAAGATCGACGTCCAAGTGGTGAACCTGATCCCCAAACCGGTCGCTGAGAACAACAAGGCCGTGGCTTTCGATAAGCAGGATGGCGTCGTCAGTATCGGCATGCTCGATCCTCGCGATCCCGCCGCGGTCCAGGCGATCGGTTTCCTGGCGCAGAACGCCGGTTTCGCGGTCAAATATTTCGTCATCTCCAATCCCTCGTTCAATTACGCGCTGAAGAAATACGAGGAGATCGGCAAGGAGGTCGCCAAAGCGCTGGAGGTCGCCAAGGACCGGTACGTCCCCAAACCGAAAGAAGACGAGAAAGAGGAGAAGCTGGAGGAGATCATCAAGGGCGCGCCGGTCTCGCGCATCGTGTCGGTCATCCTGCGCCACGCCGTCGACGGCGGCGCCTCGGATATCCACCTCGAACCTTACGGCGAGGAGACGCGCGTGCGTTACCGCGTGGACGGCGTGCTGCGCACTTCGTTGCGCCTGCCGAAATACATCCACAATTCGATCGTCTCCCGCATCAAAGTGCTCTCGAACATGAAACTGGATGAGACTCGCATCCCGCAGGACGGGCGCATCCGGGAGACTTTCGGCGAGAAGATCATCGACTTTCGCGTCTCGACGTTGCCGCTGCAGGACGCTGAGAAGGTCGTCATGCGCATCCTGGATACCACGAAAGGCGTCCCGGCTCTCGAACAGCTCGGTTTCCGCAAACATTATGTCGACATCATCAAGGAGGATATCCGCAAACCGCACGGCATCTTCCTGATCACTGGTCCGACCGGTTCCGGCAAATCCACCACGCTCTTCACCATCCTGAACATGCGCAACGACGAGGTGGTGAACATCTCGACTCTCGAGGATCCGGTCGAGTACACCATCCGGGGCGTCAACCAGTCGCAGATCCGCGCTGAGGTCGGCTTCACTTTCGCTTCCGGCCTGCGAGCTCTCTTGCGCCAGGATCCGAACATCATCATGGTCGGCGAGATCCGCGACGTGGAGACGGGGGAGTTGGCCGTCCACGCGGCTTTGACCGGCCACCTGATTTTCTCGACCCTGCACACGAACGATGCTTTGGGCGTGGTGCCGCGCCTCATCGACATGCATATCGAACCATTCCTGCTGGCCGCGACCCTCAACATGGCCATCGCGCAGCGTCTGGCCCGGAAGATCTGCGAACGCTGCAAGGGCCAGGTCAACGTGCCGCCCGAAGTGGAGGCGGGCCTGCGCAAGGAGATTCTGGAGATCCCGGACATTCATCGCGCTCACATCGACCTTTCGGCTCCCAAGCTCACGTTCTATAAAGGAAGAGGCTGTCTGCGCTGCAACGACACCGGTTATAGCGGTCGCGTGGCGGTGGCCGAACTCATCCGTTTCAACGATGATTTCCGCCAGCTGATCACCCAGGGTTTCCCCATCGACAAGGTCCAGGAAGAGATCAAGAAACAGAAGCTGATGAATATCCGCCAGGACGCCATATTGAAAGCTTTGGAGGGCTCGACTACAATTGAAGAGGTGATGAGGATATCATCAGTTAAATGA
- the pilM gene encoding pilus assembly protein PilM produces MGLFGPKKISYIGADLGVGGLKLVELRNEKGRARLVTYGFTERLPDVQPVNPVDDPKGTAEILRNIWKKSRMTTVKTVASLPIASVFSSVITIPKGTPKEQDEAIQQQARKLIPVPLEEMVLDPKIISQSDSPKDRLTPAEREAKAAAPGAKEEKKDASKTVQVLITGASRTMVMKYFNTLKAAGLEPISLESETFGLIRSIVGKDRATTMIVDMGAARTNIIIVENGIPFVTRSLDMGGIAFTKAMSHAMSIELKAAEQMKCDIKSVSTIYPGEGLPKIFEATVAPLLTELQYSMNLYSGQQQEGQPAKRIEKIILTGGSAALPQLVDYFSRQLNVRVYAGDPWARVVYPDGLRPILDEIGYRFAVATGLAMRDIE; encoded by the coding sequence ATGGGGTTATTCGGACCAAAAAAGATCAGCTATATCGGCGCCGATCTTGGCGTTGGCGGGCTTAAATTGGTTGAGCTGCGCAATGAGAAAGGGCGCGCCCGGCTCGTGACCTACGGTTTTACGGAACGCCTGCCGGACGTCCAGCCGGTCAATCCGGTTGACGATCCAAAAGGCACCGCCGAGATCCTGAGGAATATCTGGAAGAAATCCCGCATGACCACCGTGAAGACGGTCGCCAGTCTGCCGATCGCGTCGGTCTTCAGTTCGGTCATCACGATCCCCAAAGGCACGCCCAAAGAGCAGGACGAAGCCATCCAGCAGCAGGCGCGCAAACTCATCCCCGTGCCGCTCGAAGAAATGGTCCTTGATCCCAAGATCATCAGCCAGTCGGACAGTCCGAAAGACCGGCTGACGCCAGCTGAGAGGGAAGCCAAGGCCGCGGCTCCGGGCGCCAAAGAAGAGAAGAAAGACGCTTCCAAGACCGTGCAGGTGCTGATCACCGGCGCTTCGCGCACGATGGTGATGAAATATTTCAATACTCTCAAAGCCGCCGGATTGGAACCGATCAGTCTTGAGTCCGAGACTTTCGGCCTGATCCGCTCGATCGTCGGCAAGGATCGCGCCACCACGATGATCGTGGACATGGGCGCGGCGCGGACGAACATCATCATCGTCGAGAACGGCATTCCGTTCGTGACCAGGAGCCTCGACATGGGCGGCATCGCTTTCACCAAAGCCATGAGCCACGCCATGTCGATCGAACTCAAGGCGGCCGAACAGATGAAATGCGACATCAAGAGCGTCTCCACGATCTATCCCGGCGAGGGTCTGCCGAAGATCTTCGAGGCGACCGTCGCGCCGCTGCTCACGGAGCTGCAGTATTCCATGAACCTGTATTCCGGACAGCAGCAGGAAGGGCAGCCCGCGAAACGCATCGAGAAGATCATCCTGACCGGCGGTTCGGCCGCTTTGCCGCAACTCGTCGATTATTTCTCCAGACAGCTCAATGTCCGCGTCTATGCCGGCGATCCCTGGGCCCGCGTAGTTTATCCGGACGGCCTCAGGCCGATCCTCGACGAGATCGGTTATCGTTTCGCGGTCGCGACCGGTCTGGCGATGCGCGATATCGAATGA